From Asticcacaulis sp. EMRT-3, one genomic window encodes:
- a CDS encoding AraC family transcriptional regulator produces the protein MDGDAFSGLAPFLRVTPELQLICRFGDQWRADHARESGDWAPFHIITEGQCRLDVGSARYLLSAGDVALLPHGSPHLIHSLTSMPKVEERYSHRLHNGIVVRTNGEPPDTQLVCGRLRFETLRNNMVLAALPTVIVVKQADGQDAGRLRTLIEAMTAELEADDLGSGSVAMTLASAILMIVLRAFFNGNATAPGLLSLLADPKTGRVMLAVFQRIDHPWALDELANIANTSRATLVRAFQRAVGMAPLAFLIELRLDLARRRVRLEKTPLARIAEETGYLSQSAFHRAFQRRFGIAPGAYRKTA, from the coding sequence ATGGACGGAGATGCTTTTTCAGGTTTGGCCCCCTTCCTGCGGGTCACGCCCGAACTGCAACTGATCTGCCGGTTTGGCGACCAGTGGCGTGCTGACCATGCCCGGGAAAGCGGTGACTGGGCGCCCTTCCATATTATTACCGAAGGCCAGTGCAGGCTCGATGTCGGATCGGCCAGGTATTTGCTGTCTGCCGGGGACGTTGCGCTCCTGCCGCACGGCAGCCCGCACCTGATACATTCGCTTACCAGTATGCCAAAAGTCGAAGAGCGCTATAGCCACCGCCTGCATAATGGCATCGTTGTACGCACAAATGGCGAACCACCCGATACCCAACTGGTCTGCGGTCGTCTCAGATTTGAAACTCTCCGCAACAACATGGTTCTGGCCGCCTTGCCGACGGTCATCGTCGTGAAACAGGCGGACGGTCAGGATGCCGGGCGATTGCGCACCCTGATTGAAGCCATGACCGCCGAGCTTGAAGCCGATGATCTGGGCAGCGGCAGTGTGGCCATGACGCTTGCCAGCGCCATCCTGATGATCGTTCTGCGGGCCTTTTTCAACGGAAACGCAACGGCGCCGGGGCTGTTGTCCCTGCTGGCGGATCCAAAGACAGGGCGTGTTATGCTGGCGGTGTTTCAGCGGATAGATCATCCCTGGGCCCTCGACGAACTGGCCAATATCGCTAATACGTCACGCGCGACACTCGTTCGGGCGTTTCAGCGCGCGGTCGGTATGGCGCCGCTGGCGTTTTTGATCGAATTGCGTCTCGATCTGGCGCGCCGACGTGTCCGGCTTGAAAAAACGCCCCTGGCAAGGATCGCAGAAGAAACGGGATACCTGTCGCAAAGCGCCTTCCATCGCGCCTTTCAGCGCCGGTTCGGCATAGCGCCCGGCGCGTATCGAAAGACGGCCTAA
- a CDS encoding LysR family transcriptional regulator, whose translation MEWSDLKIFLAVARAGTLGGAARQIGQTQPTLGRRLRALEAALGQSLFQRTPAGFVLTDEGLAVLGHAERMEEEALSIARQTGAQPDSLSGFLRLSASEWFGTYVLAPVLAEFSLMHPAVTVELVTDARLYSLSRREADLVFRIGAFDEPDVRQRRLLTQTYAVYKQMGKDHSAMGLILMDTALDHLPDVKWLRALRPDAPVVFRSNNREAQARLCRMGAGLAVLPRRLAEQLEDLEVVDLGDVPPARDLFFGYHRDLGKLARLRALIQLVVARLGDN comes from the coding sequence ATGGAGTGGAGTGACCTCAAGATATTTCTGGCCGTAGCAAGGGCGGGGACGCTGGGCGGCGCGGCGCGGCAGATTGGCCAGACCCAGCCCACACTGGGCCGACGATTGCGCGCACTGGAGGCGGCATTGGGGCAGAGCCTGTTTCAACGCACCCCGGCTGGCTTTGTCCTGACCGATGAAGGCCTGGCGGTGCTGGGTCATGCCGAGCGGATGGAGGAAGAGGCCTTAAGCATCGCCCGGCAGACCGGCGCTCAACCGGACAGCTTGAGCGGTTTCCTTCGCTTGTCGGCCTCTGAGTGGTTCGGAACCTACGTCCTGGCACCGGTTCTGGCCGAGTTCAGCCTGATGCACCCGGCTGTGACGGTTGAGCTGGTGACCGATGCACGCCTTTACAGCCTGTCCCGAAGAGAAGCGGATCTGGTCTTTCGTATCGGCGCTTTTGACGAGCCCGATGTCCGCCAGCGCCGCCTGCTGACCCAGACCTATGCTGTTTACAAACAAATGGGCAAGGATCACTCTGCCATGGGACTGATCCTGATGGACACAGCCCTCGATCATCTGCCTGACGTAAAATGGTTGAGAGCCCTGCGTCCGGATGCCCCTGTTGTTTTTCGCAGCAATAACCGTGAAGCGCAGGCGCGGCTGTGCCGGATGGGAGCCGGGCTCGCCGTTTTACCGCGGCGTCTTGCCGAACAGTTGGAAGACCTTGAGGTCGTCGATCTCGGCGATGTACCGCCCGCCCGCGATCTCTTTTTCGGCTATCACCGTGATCTCGGCAAGCTGGCGCGCCTGAGGGCCCTGATCCAGCTTGTGGTCGCGCGCTTGGGAGACAATTAG
- a CDS encoding zinc-dependent alcohol dehydrogenase family protein has product MRAALLPTAQTDFIVTELAKPEPKSGQVLVRIVASGVNPLDTKIRAGGAAHARQPLPAVLGMDLAGVVEAIGEGVTDFKLGDDVFGMATGIGGQQGSQAEFAAVDADFLALKPASLDFRQAAALPLVVITAWEGLVDHAHVQPGQTVLVQGGAGGVGHVAVQIAKALGATVYATASQKDFPYLTSLGAIPVDRDLPVADMVARYASGEGFDIVYDTVGGAAIDAAFEAVKCRGHVTSALGREAHNLAPLSLRAATYSAVFTLLPLLTGKGRKHHGDILREIARQADAGKLVPRLDPRRFGLSDVTAAHEAVTSQPTGKVIIDIA; this is encoded by the coding sequence ATGCGCGCCGCCCTGCTCCCCACCGCTCAAACTGACTTCATCGTCACCGAACTTGCCAAACCCGAACCCAAATCCGGCCAGGTGCTGGTTCGTATTGTCGCCAGCGGCGTCAATCCGCTCGACACCAAGATCCGGGCGGGCGGCGCGGCACATGCGCGCCAGCCTCTGCCAGCCGTGCTGGGCATGGATCTCGCGGGCGTCGTAGAGGCCATCGGCGAGGGGGTGACGGATTTTAAGCTCGGCGATGACGTTTTCGGCATGGCAACCGGCATTGGCGGCCAGCAAGGATCTCAGGCCGAATTTGCCGCCGTTGACGCTGATTTTCTGGCCCTGAAGCCCGCCTCGCTCGACTTTCGCCAGGCGGCAGCCCTGCCACTGGTCGTCATTACCGCATGGGAGGGTCTGGTTGACCATGCCCATGTCCAGCCAGGGCAGACGGTTCTCGTTCAGGGCGGCGCTGGCGGGGTCGGTCATGTCGCGGTGCAGATAGCAAAAGCTCTGGGCGCCACGGTCTATGCCACCGCTTCTCAAAAGGATTTTCCTTACCTGACCAGCCTCGGCGCAATACCTGTCGATCGCGACCTGCCGGTCGCCGATATGGTCGCCCGGTATGCCTCCGGCGAAGGCTTTGATATTGTTTATGATACGGTGGGCGGTGCCGCCATCGACGCGGCTTTTGAGGCCGTGAAGTGCCGTGGCCACGTCACCAGCGCCCTTGGCCGCGAAGCCCATAATCTGGCACCCCTGTCTTTGCGCGCCGCCACCTATTCGGCCGTCTTCACCCTCCTGCCCCTGCTCACGGGAAAGGGGCGCAAGCATCACGGCGACATCCTGCGGGAAATCGCCAGACAGGCAGACGCCGGTAAGCTTGTGCCGCGCCTTGATCCGCGCCGCTTTGGCCTGTCGGATGTTACCGCAGCGCATGAGGCGGTTACCAGCCAGCCGACCGGCAAGGTGATCATCGACATCGCCTGA
- the ugpC gene encoding sn-glycerol-3-phosphate ABC transporter ATP-binding protein UgpC — MADISVRLSDVTKSFGGHEVIKGISLEVEKGELVVFVGPSGCGKSTLLRLIAGLDTPTSGSIQISGQDVTFAHPSKRGVAMVFQSYALYPHMTVEDNIGFALKIKGMSKIDVRSRVARAADILQLTPLLKRLPKALSGGQRQRVAIGRAIVREPDVFLFDEPLSNLDASLRGQMRVEIARLHANLGATSVYVTHDQVEAMTLASKIVVLNGGRIEQIGSPLELYRRPANLFVAGFIGSPRMNMLPATLDSSGPAQVTLATAQGPLTLPRQGVGAMKGGKITLGLRPEHIHLAGAEEADALTGCVHLVERLGGETFAYVTLDGFDAAPLIVRLDGESDVTPQAEVRLSFDHDRAHLFGADGKALGAPVEAI; from the coding sequence GTGGCGGACATCAGCGTTAGGCTCAGCGACGTGACCAAAAGCTTTGGTGGCCATGAGGTCATCAAGGGCATTTCACTCGAAGTGGAAAAGGGCGAACTGGTCGTTTTCGTCGGCCCGTCGGGCTGCGGAAAATCAACGCTGCTGCGCCTGATCGCAGGCCTCGACACCCCCACCTCAGGCAGCATCCAGATTTCTGGCCAGGATGTCACCTTTGCCCATCCGTCGAAGCGCGGCGTGGCGATGGTGTTCCAGTCCTACGCGCTTTATCCCCATATGACGGTTGAGGACAATATTGGTTTTGCCTTGAAGATCAAAGGCATGTCTAAAATAGATGTGAGATCGCGCGTGGCCCGCGCTGCCGATATATTGCAACTGACGCCTTTGCTGAAGCGCCTGCCCAAGGCGCTGTCGGGCGGTCAGCGCCAGCGCGTCGCCATTGGCCGCGCCATTGTGCGCGAACCGGATGTGTTTCTGTTCGACGAGCCCCTGTCCAATCTCGATGCGAGCCTGCGCGGTCAGATGCGCGTCGAAATCGCCCGCCTGCACGCCAATCTGGGCGCCACCTCGGTCTATGTCACCCATGATCAGGTCGAGGCCATGACACTGGCGTCCAAGATCGTGGTTTTGAATGGCGGGCGCATCGAGCAGATCGGTTCGCCGCTTGAGCTGTATCGCCGCCCGGCCAATCTGTTCGTGGCCGGTTTTATCGGCTCGCCACGCATGAATATGCTGCCCGCCACGCTCGATTCCAGCGGGCCCGCGCAGGTGACTCTGGCCACGGCGCAAGGCCCCCTCACCCTGCCGAGACAGGGCGTCGGGGCCATGAAGGGCGGAAAGATCACCTTGGGTTTGCGCCCCGAACATATCCATCTGGCGGGTGCGGAGGAGGCGGACGCCCTCACCGGCTGCGTCCATCTGGTCGAACGGCTGGGCGGGGAAACCTTCGCCTATGTCACGCTTGATGGCTTCGATGCCGCGCCTTTGATCGTGCGGCTGGATGGTGAAAGCGATGTGACGCCGCAAGCTGAGGTGCGCCTGAGCTTTGACCACGACCGCGCCCATCTGTTCGGCGCAGATGGCAAGGCGCTGGGCGCACCGGTTGAGGCCATCTGA
- a CDS encoding sugar ABC transporter permease has protein sequence MYQNKLTGSLYISPFIIGFAVFTAFPFLASFVLSLTDAHLQDQLGEAHFIGLSNYAAMWRDATFHKSLSVTFIYVLLTVPLKLAFALLMAVLLNFRLRAIGLFRTVFYLPSILGGSVAVAVVWRFVFAGDGLINQVLHLMHLSGVNWLGEPSTAMFSLVLLRLWEFGSAMVVFLAGLKAIPSDLYEAADLDGASRLRQFIFITLPLLTPVIFFNFIMQIVQAFQEFNGPYIITGGGPMKSSYLLPLMIYEEAFKYFNLGYASALSWVLFLIIAVFTAVAFWSQGKWVFYAQESKGD, from the coding sequence ATGTATCAGAACAAACTCACCGGCTCGCTCTATATCTCGCCCTTCATCATCGGCTTTGCGGTCTTCACGGCCTTTCCGTTTCTGGCCTCGTTTGTGTTGAGCCTGACCGACGCCCATTTGCAGGACCAACTCGGCGAGGCTCATTTCATCGGCCTGTCCAACTATGCCGCCATGTGGCGCGACGCCACCTTTCACAAAAGCCTAAGCGTCACCTTCATCTATGTGCTGCTGACCGTGCCGCTGAAGCTGGCCTTCGCGCTGTTGATGGCGGTTCTGCTCAATTTCCGCCTGCGCGCCATCGGCCTGTTCCGCACGGTGTTTTACCTGCCGTCGATCCTCGGCGGTTCGGTGGCCGTGGCAGTCGTGTGGCGCTTTGTGTTCGCTGGCGACGGCCTGATCAATCAGGTGCTGCACCTGATGCACTTAAGCGGCGTCAACTGGCTGGGCGAACCGTCCACCGCCATGTTCTCGTTGGTTTTGCTGCGCCTGTGGGAGTTCGGCTCGGCGATGGTGGTGTTTCTGGCGGGCTTAAAAGCCATTCCGTCCGATCTGTATGAAGCCGCCGATCTCGACGGGGCGTCGCGCCTGCGCCAGTTTATCTTCATCACCCTGCCGCTTTTAACGCCGGTGATCTTCTTCAACTTCATCATGCAGATCGTGCAGGCGTTTCAGGAGTTTAACGGCCCCTATATCATCACCGGCGGCGGGCCCATGAAATCAAGCTATCTGCTGCCTTTGATGATCTATGAGGAAGCGTTTAAATATTTCAATCTCGGCTATGCCTCGGCCCTGTCATGGGTTCTGTTCCTCATCATCGCCGTCTTCACCGCCGTGGCCTTCTGGTCGCAGGGCAAGTGGGTGTTTTACGCCCAAGAGTCGAAGGGGGACTGA
- a CDS encoding carbohydrate ABC transporter permease yields the protein MAVQSIDTWRKYLPAANAFVRYGLLIAVGFLMLYPLLWMVGSAFKNNHDIFTTIGFIPHHPTADGFKNGWKTSTEYTFGHYLINTMKIVIPKVICTVISSVIVAYGFARFAIPGRKVWFALLMATVLLPKSVLLIPQYLMFRQFGWLDTYLPLYVPQAFAVEGFFVFLIIQFMRSLPRDMEEAAVMDGCNSFQVLTLIVAPVILPAIISVALFQFMWSMNDFIQPLIYLSSVDKYPVSLALKMSIDVTEATNWNEILAMSAIALAPSLILFFVAQKYFVDGVTSGAVKG from the coding sequence ATGGCCGTTCAATCTATCGACACCTGGCGCAAATACCTGCCCGCCGCCAATGCCTTTGTCCGCTATGGTCTGCTGATCGCCGTGGGATTTCTGATGCTCTATCCGCTTTTGTGGATGGTGGGTTCGGCCTTCAAGAACAACCACGACATCTTCACCACCATCGGCTTCATCCCGCATCACCCGACGGCGGATGGCTTCAAAAACGGCTGGAAGACTTCGACCGAATATACGTTTGGCCATTACCTGATCAATACGATGAAGATCGTCATCCCCAAGGTGATCTGCACGGTGATCTCGTCGGTCATCGTGGCCTATGGTTTCGCGCGTTTCGCCATTCCGGGCCGCAAGGTCTGGTTTGCGCTGCTGATGGCTACCGTGCTGCTGCCGAAAAGCGTGCTGCTGATCCCGCAATATCTGATGTTCCGCCAGTTCGGCTGGCTCGATACCTATCTGCCGCTCTATGTGCCGCAGGCCTTTGCGGTCGAAGGTTTCTTCGTCTTCCTGATCATCCAGTTCATGCGCTCGCTGCCGCGCGATATGGAAGAGGCGGCGGTGATGGATGGCTGCAACTCGTTTCAGGTGCTGACCCTGATCGTGGCGCCGGTCATCCTGCCCGCCATTATTTCGGTGGCCCTGTTCCAGTTCATGTGGTCGATGAACGACTTCATTCAACCGTTAATTTACCTGTCGTCGGTCGATAAATACCCGGTGTCGCTGGCGCTGAAAATGTCGATCGACGTCACCGAAGCGACCAACTGGAACGAGATCCTCGCCATGTCGGCCATTGCGCTTGCCCCATCTCTGATCCTGTTCTTCGTCGCGCAGAAATACTTTGTCGATGGCGTCACGTCGGGAGCGGTCAAGGGATGA
- a CDS encoding ABC transporter substrate-binding protein has protein sequence MSLHRRHLLSGLASSGLAASGLVASGLAACSARPKASTGKKVSLRMSWWGGSSAHKATLSALKIFMQRYPHIEVTGEYTGFIGHLERLTTQIAGHTAPDLMQINWYWQILFSRDGTGFYDLDRLSHIIDLSQFDPRTLDMGRRGGHLNALSLSNAARLFYFNRTTFDQAGLSLPASWDDLLTAGPKLQAKLGDAYYAMDATFQDFTALGRSYIVQKTGKAMVDDVHKRLNCTPDDMAEMAWLYGRMTGNHGLPSARYRASFGNVAQQELRPWINGQFAGCYLWNSSIDKFTDTLAHGEKLKLAPYPLRPGATDAGLLYRPSMMFAINSRTKYPEETALLLNFLMNDPAGVRAMGLVRGIPDSRIGRATLAADGTITGLKADSEVELAKLPITVTESPWFEHPRVRDGFQDILEMQGYGVLSEKEAGQRLYDDINAILARVIR, from the coding sequence ATGAGCCTGCATCGCCGTCATCTGTTGAGTGGACTGGCTTCCTCAGGTCTGGCGGCCTCCGGTCTGGTTGCCTCAGGTCTGGCTGCCTGCTCCGCCCGCCCGAAAGCCTCCACCGGCAAGAAGGTGTCCCTGCGCATGAGTTGGTGGGGCGGTTCGTCGGCGCACAAGGCCACGCTGTCGGCGCTCAAAATCTTCATGCAGCGTTATCCCCATATCGAGGTGACCGGCGAATATACCGGCTTTATCGGCCATCTGGAGCGCCTGACCACCCAGATTGCCGGCCATACCGCGCCCGACCTGATGCAGATCAACTGGTACTGGCAGATCCTGTTTTCGCGCGACGGCACAGGCTTTTACGATCTCGACCGGCTGTCGCACATCATTGATTTATCGCAGTTTGATCCGCGCACCCTCGATATGGGTCGGCGCGGCGGCCATCTGAATGCCCTGTCTTTGTCGAATGCGGCGCGGCTCTTCTATTTCAACCGCACCACTTTTGATCAGGCAGGGCTGTCCTTACCGGCAAGCTGGGACGATCTGCTGACGGCGGGGCCTAAGCTGCAAGCGAAACTGGGCGACGCCTATTACGCGATGGACGCCACCTTTCAGGATTTCACGGCTCTGGGCCGCTCCTATATCGTGCAGAAAACCGGCAAGGCGATGGTCGATGATGTCCATAAGCGGCTCAACTGCACGCCGGATGACATGGCCGAAATGGCGTGGCTCTATGGCCGGATGACCGGAAATCACGGCCTGCCGTCCGCCAGGTACCGCGCCTCATTCGGCAATGTGGCCCAGCAGGAATTGCGCCCGTGGATCAATGGCCAGTTCGCCGGATGCTATTTGTGGAACTCGTCGATCGACAAATTCACGGACACTCTGGCGCACGGCGAGAAGCTGAAACTGGCGCCCTATCCCTTGCGTCCCGGCGCGACCGATGCCGGACTTCTGTATCGTCCGTCAATGATGTTTGCGATCAACAGCCGCACCAAATATCCCGAAGAAACGGCGCTTTTGCTGAACTTTCTGATGAATGATCCGGCGGGGGTGCGCGCTATGGGTCTGGTGCGCGGCATCCCCGATTCCCGCATTGGCCGCGCCACTCTGGCGGCGGATGGGACCATTACAGGCCTCAAGGCCGACAGCGAGGTCGAGCTGGCCAAACTGCCGATCACCGTCACTGAAAGCCCGTGGTTCGAGCATCCGCGCGTGCGCGACGGCTTTCAGGATATTCTCGAAATGCAGGGCTATGGTGTGCTGAGCGAAAAAGAGGCCGGTCAGCGACTATATGATGACATCAATGCGATACTGGCCAGAGTGATAAGATGA